Proteins encoded in a region of the Nitrospirota bacterium genome:
- a CDS encoding cation transporter, with protein MTAPHGTLARFAWLSIAAALLTMALKTAAYLLTGSVGLLSDAMESLVNLAGALMALAMLTIAARPADEDHAYGHSKAEYFSSGVEGTLILIAAISIAVAAVQRLFAPKPLEQIGLGLVVSVAASLVNLFVALILLQAAKSYHSITLKANAQHLLTDVWTSGGVLIGVGLVAITGWQQLDPFVALIVAGNIVWSGVRIVRESVFGLMDASLPVEDLSVVQGILDRHCRTDIQCHALRTRQAGSRKFVSFHVLVPGEWSVDKGHDLLEQMENDIRNALPNVTVFTHLESIHDPVSWDDIPLDRAKCSAQKDDLPIP; from the coding sequence ATGACAGCGCCTCATGGGACGCTTGCACGGTTTGCCTGGCTGTCGATAGCAGCTGCGCTCTTGACCATGGCGCTGAAGACCGCTGCATACCTGCTGACCGGTTCAGTAGGATTGCTGTCGGACGCGATGGAGTCCCTGGTCAACCTGGCCGGAGCGCTCATGGCCCTTGCCATGCTCACCATAGCTGCGCGGCCTGCTGATGAGGATCATGCATACGGTCACAGCAAGGCCGAATATTTCTCGAGCGGCGTTGAAGGCACCCTTATCCTGATAGCGGCCATCAGTATTGCCGTAGCAGCAGTACAGCGGCTTTTCGCGCCGAAGCCCCTCGAACAGATCGGGCTTGGACTTGTGGTCTCTGTTGCTGCCTCACTCGTCAACCTGTTTGTGGCTCTCATACTGCTACAGGCTGCAAAAAGCTACCACTCTATCACTCTAAAGGCAAACGCACAGCACCTGCTGACCGACGTCTGGACGTCTGGCGGTGTTCTGATCGGCGTCGGTCTGGTCGCCATAACAGGATGGCAGCAACTGGATCCCTTCGTTGCGCTGATCGTTGCCGGTAATATCGTCTGGTCAGGGGTTCGCATTGTGCGTGAATCGGTATTCGGGCTGATGGACGCGTCACTGCCCGTCGAAGACCTCAGCGTGGTGCAGGGTATATTGGACAGGCATTGCAGGACGGACATCCAGTGCCATGCACTGCGTACGCGTCAGGCCGGCTCACGAAAATTTGTATCGTTTCATGTGCTTGTGCCGGGTGAATGGTCGGTCGATAAAGGTCATGATCTTCTGGAGCAGATGGAAAATGATATCCGTAATGCCTTGCCGAATGTGACGGTATTTACCCACCTCGAATCAATACATGATCCTGTTTCCTGGGACGACATACCCCTGGATCGTGCAAAATGTTCCGCGCAAAAAGACGACCTGCCCATTCCCTGA
- a CDS encoding YkgJ family cysteine cluster protein, producing MKKSRKTEDAEIKRFHFSEDEARFAWLPLLLDGYEIIDRGIDIAIKREKRKTLRRSACREGCAVCCDSQADIPLYPLELAGIYWYAIEKITGQSRTVLAGQLAAHAGKPPCPFLMDNVCSIYPVRPAACRQFIVFTRPCSQGEDAYHTRREDVLTPLQDFVDRAFFVMLPFYGITREADRIQAVKNKVLNTRVRNLLEFDWKALAGKMEVIDFRS from the coding sequence ATGAAGAAGTCCCGAAAAACAGAGGATGCTGAGATAAAACGCTTTCATTTTTCTGAAGACGAAGCACGGTTTGCATGGCTTCCCCTGCTCCTTGATGGATACGAGATCATCGACAGAGGTATTGATATTGCCATAAAACGGGAGAAGAGGAAAACACTGAGAAGGTCAGCCTGCAGGGAAGGGTGTGCAGTCTGCTGCGATTCGCAGGCTGATATCCCGTTGTATCCCCTTGAACTTGCCGGCATATACTGGTACGCGATCGAAAAGATAACGGGGCAGAGCAGGACTGTTCTTGCAGGGCAGCTTGCTGCTCATGCCGGCAAGCCGCCCTGCCCATTTCTCATGGATAATGTCTGTTCGATCTATCCGGTGCGACCTGCAGCATGCCGGCAGTTCATCGTTTTCACAAGACCGTGCAGCCAGGGAGAAGATGCATACCATACCAGGAGAGAGGATGTCCTGACCCCTTTGCAGGATTTTGTTGACCGGGCTTTTTTTGTGATGCTTCCGTTTTATGGCATCACCAGGGAAGCCGATCGGATCCAGGCTGTCAAAAATAAAGTCCTCAACACTCGTGTCAGGAACCTTCTGGAATTCGACTGGAAGGCACTGGCCGGAAAGATGGAAGTGATCGACTTTCGTTCATGA
- a CDS encoding response regulator transcription factor, translating to MEVMQTIFIVEDDRKIAKVVKVYLEEAGFRVLHFEKGKDAVAALLTQKPLLVILDLMLPDTTGEEVCQEIKESGDIPIIMLTAKSSEEERVAGFALGADDYVVKPFSPRELVYRVKALLKRAQKEDLSSAEPMSFNHGSLMIDGHSYAVKKHGEVVDITPTEFKVLFSLASAPGKVFTREELVDKALGYQFEGYERSIDAHIKNIRHKIEDDPKNPAIILTIYGVGYRFSIKKDV from the coding sequence ATGGAAGTTATGCAGACGATATTTATTGTTGAGGACGACCGGAAGATCGCAAAAGTGGTGAAGGTCTATCTCGAAGAGGCAGGCTTCAGGGTCCTTCACTTTGAGAAGGGCAAGGATGCGGTTGCAGCCCTCCTGACGCAGAAACCCCTGCTGGTCATCCTTGACCTCATGCTCCCTGATACCACCGGTGAGGAGGTCTGTCAGGAGATCAAGGAAAGCGGCGATATCCCGATCATCATGCTCACGGCCAAGTCTTCTGAAGAGGAGCGCGTTGCCGGCTTTGCGCTTGGTGCGGACGATTACGTGGTAAAGCCTTTCAGTCCGCGGGAGCTGGTGTACCGCGTTAAGGCGCTGCTGAAAAGGGCTCAGAAGGAAGACCTCAGTTCAGCTGAACCGATGAGTTTTAATCATGGCAGCCTTATGATCGACGGCCACAGCTATGCAGTGAAAAAACATGGCGAGGTGGTTGATATCACGCCGACCGAATTCAAGGTCCTCTTCAGTCTGGCATCAGCGCCGGGCAAGGTCTTTACCCGCGAGGAGCTTGTTGACAAGGCGCTCGGGTACCAGTTCGAAGGTTACGAGCGGAGCATAGATGCCCATATCAAGAATATCAGACACAAGATCGAGGATGACCCCAAAAACCCTGCCATCATCCTTACCATCTACGGCGTGGGCTATCGCTTTTCGATCAAAAAAGATGTATAG
- a CDS encoding HAMP domain-containing histidine kinase, producing the protein MYRQLWFRVFLILISVSAIALSSALVLRELMVRDFRGYLEGEVEDRASWITTSLESTFEKYSVWPNPEIVENTVWALMLGFEMKLYDADGSFVIDTDSAVNILSPYVKKRIVAISSLRYKDEAGRFQPYALFLSGREIGRVELRFLRSQKELFFVKRSNRLLIFSLLGMGGTAVFLSVIFSKRLTTPVEQLTRAVADVAEGNLASRVAASGIDEINRLSEAFNKMAHALEVQESLRKKMTSNIAHELRTPVSAIRGELEGMMDGLIPLDQEHIQSLHAEIGRFKAIIEGLEELSSAEASSLSLEKQAVSLDTFLRNIIERYRKMFSDQGVGLALDCRQAITLQADPDRLSQVVINLLSNALKATAGGGKVEVKAMGEGKAVIIEVSDTGEGIRKEDLPFIFERFYKASRGGLGLGLAIAKELVLAHEGTIAAASEYGKGTTFTISLPNRPA; encoded by the coding sequence ATGTATAGACAACTCTGGTTCCGGGTATTCCTTATTCTCATTTCGGTTTCTGCGATCGCCCTTTCCTCTGCCCTTGTCCTTCGGGAGCTTATGGTGAGGGACTTCAGGGGGTATCTCGAGGGAGAGGTCGAGGACAGGGCTTCATGGATCACGACCTCGCTCGAAAGCACCTTCGAAAAATACAGCGTATGGCCAAACCCGGAGATCGTCGAGAATACGGTCTGGGCGCTTATGTTAGGCTTTGAAATGAAACTGTATGATGCAGACGGCTCCTTTGTGATCGATACGGACAGCGCGGTCAATATTCTTTCTCCGTATGTGAAAAAGCGGATCGTTGCGATCTCGAGCCTCAGGTATAAGGATGAAGCGGGCAGATTCCAGCCCTATGCACTTTTTCTCTCCGGCAGGGAGATCGGCAGGGTGGAGCTCAGATTTCTGCGCAGCCAGAAGGAGCTCTTCTTTGTCAAACGCTCCAACAGGCTGCTTATCTTCTCGCTTCTCGGCATGGGCGGCACGGCAGTGTTTCTGAGCGTCATTTTCTCAAAGAGGCTCACCACCCCGGTGGAGCAGCTTACCCGGGCAGTTGCTGATGTTGCGGAGGGTAATCTCGCCAGCAGGGTCGCAGCATCAGGCATTGATGAGATCAACAGACTCTCTGAGGCATTCAATAAAATGGCCCATGCTCTTGAGGTCCAGGAATCGCTCAGGAAGAAGATGACGTCAAATATTGCTCATGAACTCAGGACGCCGGTGAGTGCCATACGGGGTGAACTTGAAGGAATGATGGACGGACTGATACCGCTTGACCAGGAGCATATCCAGTCGCTCCATGCAGAGATAGGGAGATTCAAGGCGATCATCGAAGGCCTCGAAGAGCTGTCGTCTGCAGAAGCGAGCAGCCTCAGTCTTGAAAAGCAGGCGGTCAGTCTCGATACCTTCCTTCGGAACATTATCGAGCGGTACCGCAAGATGTTCAGCGACCAGGGTGTGGGCCTGGCGCTTGACTGCAGACAGGCCATCACGCTGCAGGCAGACCCTGACCGGCTGAGCCAGGTGGTGATCAATCTCCTGAGCAACGCGCTCAAGGCAACTGCCGGAGGAGGCAAGGTCGAGGTAAAGGCCATGGGAGAGGGAAAAGCTGTCATCATAGAGGTCTCGGACACCGGTGAGGGGATAAGAAAAGAGGACCTGCCGTTTATCTTCGAACGGTTCTACAAGGCGAGCAGGGGCGGTCTCGGACTTGGGCTTGCCATAGCAAAGGAACTGGTCCTTGCCCATGAAGGAACGATTGCTGCAGCGAGCGAATACGGCAAAGGGACAACATTCACCATATCGCTGCCAAACAGGCCTGCCTGA
- a CDS encoding cytochrome c3 family protein: MKKTVLAVVVLVIVAFVGSALAVPPGKTIDYAGGSAGKVVFDGKTHADKGLKCNDCHTKIFQMKKGTAKITMAEMNAAKFCGECHNGTKAFKSSDAANCAKCHKK, encoded by the coding sequence ATGAAGAAGACCGTATTGGCAGTAGTAGTTTTGGTGATCGTGGCATTTGTGGGAAGTGCACTCGCAGTGCCTCCGGGCAAGACCATTGATTACGCAGGCGGCAGCGCAGGCAAGGTTGTGTTCGACGGCAAGACCCATGCTGACAAGGGCCTTAAGTGCAATGACTGCCATACCAAGATCTTTCAGATGAAGAAGGGTACGGCAAAGATCACCATGGCAGAGATGAATGCAGCAAAGTTCTGCGGCGAGTGCCATAACGGAACCAAGGCATTCAAATCAAGCGATGCAGCAAACTGCGCAAAGTGCCATAAGAAGTAA
- a CDS encoding PAS domain S-box protein yields MQRRRSERIPLNLPAKIFLGGKSYDGTLINVSEDGIGSSVTSVVEAQEEFIPVNNIQLHFQDPSGKAIDLVCELAWFSRGEDNARKITIGMKIINPPLIYRVFIKTLSDANLKEKSKEQLITALLEVRRKLSDHETQAFDLRACRGALKDEDAYYALVESTEDSIYIVDRECRYQFMNQVHLSRLGLTSGEYLGRPYADFHSSWEAEELLGKVNEVFETGASLRYEQQNSRDGRYYLRTLSPIKDSDNGIKAVTIISKNITDRKLAEELLINSHQELEKQVQERTAALAELNESLNREITERRQTEDALKKSSDEWRITFDSTKDIMLMLDEAFRVIRVNRATAVFLNRPYNELIGSNVFELIPDMDIRSDRHPLKKMERSKRHEELEIYCKDKNIWVLASADPIMSEYGHMTGSVHIVRDITEQKNLHLQLLQAQKMESIGRLAGGVAHDFNNLLSAIIGYTELTLLKLPAESPLKDYLLTVKRSGEKAAELTRRLLAFSRKQVLQMQVFNLNVNLESMVKMMSRMVREDVSLELHPDPSLSMIMADPVQIEQIVMNLIVNARDAMPNGGRLIIETANAYLDDDFIIRHENVERGAYVLLSVSDTGIGMSKSVQERIFEPFYTTKGIGEGTGLGLATVYGIVKQHNGYIYVYSEAGKGTTFKIYLPASGEKKAEQPENEKQGLAGGSETIIVVDDDPSIRRLIGDILKPLGYRLFIADDGEEALNIAGREGSVDVLLTDVIMPNMNGKQLADIFRRDYPGVKIVFMSGYTDETISRQGVLHEGDILIQKPLSPAKLTGRLREILDQAK; encoded by the coding sequence ATGCAGAGAAGGCGCTCAGAGAGAATTCCCCTGAACCTGCCGGCCAAGATCTTCCTCGGCGGGAAATCCTATGATGGAACCCTCATAAATGTTTCTGAAGACGGCATAGGGTCTTCAGTAACATCGGTTGTCGAAGCACAGGAAGAATTCATTCCGGTAAACAATATCCAGCTTCATTTCCAGGACCCTTCCGGCAAGGCCATTGACCTTGTCTGTGAACTGGCCTGGTTTTCCCGAGGCGAGGACAATGCCAGGAAGATCACCATCGGCATGAAGATCATCAACCCTCCTCTTATCTATAGGGTATTCATAAAGACATTGTCAGATGCCAATCTGAAGGAGAAATCAAAGGAGCAGCTGATTACGGCTCTTCTTGAGGTGCGCAGGAAGCTCTCTGACCATGAGACGCAGGCCTTTGATCTGCGGGCATGCAGAGGAGCGTTGAAGGACGAAGACGCATATTATGCGCTGGTCGAGTCGACCGAGGACTCCATCTATATCGTCGACCGGGAATGCCGGTATCAGTTCATGAACCAGGTGCACCTGTCCCGTTTAGGTCTCACGTCCGGGGAGTATCTCGGTCGTCCGTACGCTGATTTTCATTCCTCCTGGGAAGCAGAAGAACTGCTCGGGAAGGTGAATGAAGTTTTTGAGACAGGGGCCTCTCTCCGCTATGAGCAGCAGAACAGCAGGGACGGCAGATATTATCTCCGGACGCTCAGCCCCATCAAGGATTCCGACAACGGTATAAAAGCAGTGACCATAATATCGAAGAATATCACAGACCGAAAACTGGCGGAAGAACTGCTGATAAATTCCCATCAGGAACTCGAAAAACAGGTACAGGAGCGGACGGCGGCTCTTGCTGAACTGAATGAAAGTCTGAACAGGGAGATCACCGAGCGCAGGCAGACCGAGGATGCCCTCAAAAAATCATCGGATGAGTGGCGCATCACCTTTGATTCGACAAAGGATATCATGCTTATGCTGGACGAGGCATTCAGGGTCATACGGGTGAACAGGGCAACCGCGGTATTTCTCAACAGGCCCTACAACGAGCTTATCGGCAGCAATGTTTTTGAGCTCATCCCGGATATGGACATCCGGTCGGACCGGCACCCCCTGAAGAAAATGGAAAGGTCAAAAAGACACGAAGAATTAGAGATCTATTGCAAGGATAAAAACATATGGGTATTGGCCTCAGCCGATCCTATTATGAGCGAATATGGTCATATGACAGGCTCTGTCCATATTGTTCGGGACATAACAGAGCAGAAAAATCTGCATCTGCAGCTGCTCCAGGCGCAGAAAATGGAATCCATAGGCCGTCTTGCCGGCGGCGTTGCCCATGATTTTAACAACCTCCTGTCTGCCATTATCGGGTACACGGAACTGACCCTGCTCAAACTTCCTGCTGAAAGTCCTCTGAAGGATTATCTTCTGACGGTCAAGAGGTCCGGTGAAAAGGCTGCTGAGCTCACCCGCCGGCTGCTTGCGTTCAGCAGAAAGCAGGTGCTCCAGATGCAGGTGTTTAATCTCAATGTGAACCTCGAAAGCATGGTTAAGATGATGTCCCGCATGGTCAGGGAGGATGTCTCTCTGGAACTCCATCCAGACCCATCCCTCAGCATGATCATGGCTGATCCCGTCCAGATCGAGCAGATCGTGATGAACCTGATCGTAAACGCACGCGATGCAATGCCCAATGGCGGGAGGCTGATCATCGAGACGGCCAATGCTTACCTGGATGACGATTTCATCATCCGGCATGAAAATGTAGAGCGGGGCGCCTATGTGCTTCTGTCGGTGAGTGACACGGGCATCGGCATGAGCAAGAGTGTGCAGGAACGAATATTTGAGCCTTTCTACACCACCAAGGGAATAGGAGAAGGGACCGGTCTTGGACTTGCAACGGTCTATGGCATTGTCAAACAGCATAACGGGTATATCTACGTGTATAGTGAGGCGGGTAAGGGCACGACCTTCAAGATCTACCTGCCTGCCTCGGGAGAGAAGAAGGCTGAACAGCCGGAAAACGAGAAGCAGGGCCTGGCCGGCGGCAGTGAGACGATCATTGTTGTTGATGACGATCCCTCGATCCGAAGACTGATAGGGGATATTCTCAAACCTCTGGGTTACCGGCTCTTCATTGCTGATGACGGTGAGGAGGCCCTGAACATTGCCGGCAGAGAGGGATCTGTTGATGTGCTGCTGACCGATGTGATCATGCCGAACATGAATGGCAAGCAACTTGCCGATATTTTTCGCAGGGACTATCCTGGCGTAAAGATCGTATTCATGTCGGGATATACTGACGAGACGATCTCCCGGCAGGGCGTATTGCATGAGGGCGACATCCTTATCCAGAAACCTCTTTCACCTGCCAAATTGACGGGCAGACTGCGTGAGATATTAGATCAGGCGAAGTGA
- a CDS encoding HlyD family efflux transporter periplasmic adaptor subunit: MKTTQNISRLCELRRSAVTSSAEFISRRLLPALVISLLILAVGCEKKATSLFQGYAEGEFVLVAAPTAGRLEKRWVQRGQKIQANAPLFALEQENERSAQREAEARLHTAEARLANITVGRRSSEIDAIIAAEAQAEAARRFSQGQVERYEKLFASGYISREQLDEIRASHTTNTARVAEAKAQLRTAQQSLGRDKEIEAARTEVEAARAAVAQSSWRLEQRAVRAPAAALVHDTFYSEGEWVQAGSPVASLLPPGNIKLRFFVPETILGSVKIGQPVSATCNGCGKAIAAKISYLSRQPEYTPPVIYSRDQRTRLVFLVEALPDASDAVRLHPGQPMDVELK; this comes from the coding sequence ATGAAAACAACCCAGAATATCTCCCGTCTTTGTGAGCTCCGGAGATCAGCTGTGACGAGCAGTGCTGAGTTCATATCACGCAGGCTGCTTCCCGCGCTCGTTATCTCTCTTCTTATTCTGGCCGTCGGCTGCGAGAAGAAGGCGACTTCTCTGTTCCAGGGTTATGCTGAAGGTGAATTCGTGCTGGTTGCAGCGCCCACGGCGGGCAGACTGGAGAAGCGATGGGTGCAGCGCGGCCAGAAGATCCAGGCCAATGCCCCGCTTTTTGCGCTTGAGCAGGAAAATGAACGGTCAGCACAGCGCGAGGCTGAAGCAAGACTTCATACTGCAGAGGCTCGTCTTGCCAATATCACGGTTGGCCGCCGGTCTTCAGAGATCGATGCGATCATTGCCGCTGAAGCCCAGGCCGAGGCTGCACGCAGGTTCTCCCAAGGGCAGGTTGAGCGCTATGAGAAACTTTTTGCCTCCGGATATATCTCGCGGGAGCAGCTCGACGAGATACGTGCAAGTCATACGACAAATACGGCGCGCGTGGCTGAGGCAAAGGCGCAGCTGCGTACAGCTCAACAGTCATTAGGCCGTGACAAGGAGATCGAGGCTGCCCGTACCGAGGTCGAGGCTGCACGCGCGGCAGTTGCTCAAAGCAGCTGGCGGCTGGAGCAGCGTGCAGTCCGTGCACCTGCTGCAGCTCTTGTGCATGATACATTCTACTCTGAGGGCGAGTGGGTCCAGGCAGGGAGCCCTGTGGCAAGCCTTCTGCCACCGGGCAATATCAAACTGCGGTTCTTTGTGCCGGAGACCATATTGGGTTCGGTAAAGATCGGTCAGCCGGTCTCTGCCACCTGCAACGGCTGCGGCAAGGCAATTGCAGCGAAGATCAGCTACCTTTCGCGTCAGCCGGAGTATACCCCGCCTGTCATATACAGCCGTGACCAGCGTACAAGGCTTGTCTTCCTTGTAGAGGCCCTGCCTGATGCGTCGGATGCCGTGAGGCTTCATCCGGGTCAGCCCATGGATGTCGAGCTGAAGTGA
- a CDS encoding ABC transporter ATP-binding protein codes for MVSDLVIDVAGLNKFYGKKHVVRDLSLQVRRGEIFGFLGPNGSGKTTSIRLLCGLLTPDSGSGTCLGFDIVRETLSIKREVGYMTQRFSLWEDLTIRENLEFIARMYGMQDRGQAVAASIDRLGLTSRQNQLAGTLSGGWKQRLALASCMLHNPKLLLLDEPTAGVDPKARRDFWNEINELAGSGITVLVSTHYMDEAERCHRLAYLAYGNLLVSGTAQEVVDSQALAGFEVSGPDLVQYATQLRGLPGVEQITAFGSTLHVTGHDADALKTTAARRQKEDIHRWVPIQAGLEDVFISLMENAAEDNT; via the coding sequence ATGGTCTCTGACCTGGTGATCGATGTTGCGGGCCTGAACAAATTCTACGGGAAAAAACATGTGGTCCGCGACCTTTCACTCCAGGTGCGGCGCGGCGAGATATTCGGTTTCCTCGGCCCCAATGGCAGCGGCAAAACAACCTCGATAAGGCTTTTATGCGGGCTGCTGACGCCGGACTCCGGCAGCGGCACCTGCCTCGGCTTTGATATTGTCCGCGAAACCTTATCGATCAAACGCGAGGTCGGATATATGACTCAGCGTTTTTCTCTTTGGGAGGACCTCACGATCCGGGAGAACCTTGAATTTATCGCCAGGATGTACGGCATGCAGGACCGCGGTCAGGCCGTGGCAGCCTCGATCGACAGACTCGGTCTGACATCACGCCAGAACCAGCTGGCAGGCACCCTGTCCGGCGGCTGGAAGCAGAGGCTTGCACTTGCGTCATGCATGCTGCATAACCCGAAGCTCCTGCTGCTGGATGAACCGACAGCAGGGGTTGACCCCAAGGCAAGACGCGACTTCTGGAACGAGATCAATGAACTCGCAGGCAGCGGGATCACGGTGCTCGTCTCTACGCACTATATGGATGAGGCTGAGCGCTGTCACCGTCTGGCGTATCTCGCATACGGCAATCTGCTGGTCTCGGGGACTGCACAGGAGGTGGTCGATTCACAGGCTCTTGCCGGCTTTGAGGTGAGCGGTCCTGACCTGGTCCAATATGCGACGCAGCTTCGCGGCCTGCCCGGTGTGGAGCAGATCACGGCGTTTGGCAGCACCCTCCATGTCACCGGACATGATGCTGATGCTCTCAAGACGACCGCAGCACGCAGGCAGAAAGAAGATATCCATCGCTGGGTGCCTATACAGGCCGGTCTGGAGGACGTATTTATCAGTCTGATGGAAAACGCAGCAGAGGACAACACCTGA
- a CDS encoding ABC transporter permease, whose protein sequence is MHLGLSWSRWSGIIVKEFIQLRRDRLTFGMIVGIPIMQLILFGYAINSDPKRLPSAAIMGDHSLYSRTLLQGLKNSDYFRIDHEVSGRAEAEELMAHGEVQLLVTIPADFGRMLVRGERPTLLVEADASDPSAIGNAVASLTGVARTALARDLQGTLLQLVPAADPIDIRIHRRYNPEGITSYNIVPGLLGTILTMTMILMTGLAMTRERERGTFENLLATPALPIEVMTGKIVPYIMIGLIQVTLLLAAAVLIFKVPMQGSLLLLYFSVSLFIAANLTLGITFSSIARNQLQAMQMTFFFFLPSILLSGFMFPFRGMPEWAQWIGTVLPLTHFLRIVRGILLKGNSFAEVWPNIWPILAFTLAVIGLGLGVYRKTLD, encoded by the coding sequence ATGCATCTCGGACTCTCCTGGTCGCGCTGGAGCGGGATTATTGTGAAGGAATTCATTCAGCTGAGACGCGACCGGCTCACCTTCGGCATGATCGTCGGTATCCCGATCATGCAGCTGATCCTCTTTGGTTATGCCATAAACTCTGACCCGAAACGTCTGCCGTCAGCAGCGATCATGGGTGACCACAGCCTGTACAGCAGGACACTGCTTCAGGGGCTGAAGAACAGCGACTATTTCCGCATCGACCATGAGGTGTCAGGCCGGGCCGAGGCCGAAGAGCTTATGGCACACGGGGAGGTACAGCTTCTGGTGACCATTCCTGCGGATTTCGGAAGGATGCTGGTGCGCGGCGAGCGGCCGACACTCCTTGTCGAGGCCGATGCCTCAGACCCAAGCGCGATCGGCAATGCGGTAGCTTCGCTTACAGGAGTGGCCCGTACTGCACTCGCCCGTGATCTCCAGGGCACGCTGCTGCAGCTCGTTCCTGCTGCTGACCCCATCGATATCCGTATCCACCGGCGCTACAATCCCGAGGGAATTACATCGTATAACATTGTTCCGGGCCTTCTTGGTACGATACTTACCATGACCATGATCCTGATGACAGGCCTTGCGATGACGCGGGAGCGGGAACGCGGGACCTTCGAAAATCTTCTTGCAACGCCTGCACTGCCGATCGAGGTGATGACCGGGAAGATCGTTCCCTACATCATGATCGGGCTGATCCAGGTGACGCTACTTCTTGCTGCCGCGGTCCTCATATTCAAGGTCCCGATGCAGGGCAGCCTCCTGCTCCTCTATTTTTCCGTCTCGCTCTTCATCGCAGCTAATCTCACGCTCGGGATAACCTTTTCTTCGATCGCGCGCAATCAGCTTCAGGCAATGCAGATGACGTTCTTCTTCTTTCTGCCTTCGATCCTGCTTTCGGGTTTTATGTTCCCATTCCGCGGCATGCCCGAGTGGGCGCAGTGGATAGGCACGGTCCTGCCGCTGACCCATTTCCTGCGGATCGTGCGAGGCATCCTGCTGAAGGGCAACTCCTTTGCCGAGGTCTGGCCGAACATCTGGCCTATCCTTGCCTTTACGCTGGCAGTGATCGGCCTCGGTCTCGGCGTGTATCGCAAGACACTGGACTGA
- a CDS encoding WYL domain-containing protein has translation MSSKIIYERFLWFERQVKKGKFPNTTSLAKKFEMSAKTAQRDIDFMRGRLDCPLQYDMTRKGFYYEDETFSLPVMHMSSSEFSSLILARKLLLDISGSIAGDLEKAVQKITSVIERHTESPESIERSVSFHVIRYSPVKEDLFKAALEACMKKRSFSFRYASPAHKEKTERTVDPYHIFNYMGNWHLMGYCHLRKSIRDFHMGRIDNQSIENETFIVPRSFDFNRYFDSSFGLYKGSTKHEVVIRFQPSQAVWIKGQIWHKDQEEKVLKDGSLELTFPVADFMEISREILKLGSGAEVIRPKALRDLIKGEAGKICRIYG, from the coding sequence ATGAGCAGCAAGATCATCTATGAGAGGTTCCTCTGGTTCGAGCGGCAGGTGAAGAAAGGGAAGTTTCCGAATACTACCTCCCTTGCCAAAAAGTTCGAGATGTCCGCAAAGACGGCCCAGAGGGATATAGATTTCATGAGAGGACGTCTGGACTGCCCCCTCCAGTATGATATGACCCGGAAGGGGTTCTATTACGAAGACGAGACCTTCTCCCTGCCGGTCATGCATATGTCTTCATCCGAGTTCTCTTCCCTTATCCTTGCGAGGAAGCTGCTCCTGGACATAAGCGGCTCCATAGCAGGAGACCTGGAAAAGGCGGTACAGAAGATCACCTCGGTCATCGAAAGACATACGGAATCGCCTGAGAGTATAGAACGGTCGGTATCCTTCCACGTTATCCGCTATTCACCGGTCAAGGAGGATCTGTTCAAGGCAGCTCTGGAGGCATGCATGAAGAAACGGTCTTTTTCTTTCAGGTATGCATCACCTGCACATAAGGAGAAGACCGAGAGGACCGTGGACCCCTATCATATTTTCAACTATATGGGCAACTGGCACCTGATGGGGTACTGCCATCTGAGGAAGTCGATCAGGGACTTCCATATGGGGAGGATAGACAATCAGAGTATAGAGAATGAGACCTTCATCGTCCCCAGGAGCTTTGACTTCAACAGGTATTTCGATTCATCGTTCGGCCTGTACAAGGGTTCGACAAAGCATGAGGTCGTGATACGCTTTCAGCCATCGCAGGCTGTCTGGATAAAAGGCCAGATCTGGCATAAGGACCAGGAAGAAAAAGTCCTGAAAGATGGCTCGCTTGAACTGACCTTTCCGGTCGCTGACTTCATGGAGATATCGAGGGAGATCCTGAAGCTCGGATCAGGGGCAGAGGTTATCAGGCCAAAAGCGCTCAGGGACCTGATCAAGGGTGAGGCCGGGAAGATATGCAGGATCTATGGATGA